From the Oryza glaberrima chromosome 5, OglaRS2, whole genome shotgun sequence genome, one window contains:
- the LOC127774785 gene encoding protein REVEILLE 8-like: MAAMAAAAAGTKKKTRKPYTITRPRERWSGEEHERFLDALILFGRDWKRIEAFVATKTAIQIRSHAQKHFLKARKFGLAGGLPPPLHPRRATLLRANAAAADMMPPPWLPSASGGSIGCSAPPSGVQQSMAGWSPACYSTDEASFRPLIHSNDNDCSFIETPSCIGSGGESWIGDDAFFMQDETIRLPISPDDLGFAQVYKFVGDMFGSGERRPVEAHLRRLQGMDPAISETILLMLKNLEANLFA; the protein is encoded by the exons atggcggcaatggcggcggcggcggcggggacgaagAAGAAGACGCGGAAGCCGTACACGATCACGAGGCCGCGGGAGAGGTGGTCCGGCGAGGAGCACGAACGCTTCCTTGACGCCCTGATTCT GTTCGGCCGTGACTGGAAGAGGATCGAAGCGTTCGTCGCCACCAAGACGGCCATCCAG ATTCGCAGCCATGCCCAGAAGCATTTTCTGAAGGCCCGCAAGTTCGGCCTCGCCGGTgggctcccgccgccgcttcacCCTCGCCGTGCCACGCTGCTCCGGGCCAACGCCGCGGCGGCAGACatgatgccgccgccgtggctgccATCGGCCAGCGGCGGCTCCATCGGttgctcggcgccgccgtccggcGTGCAGCAGAGCATGGCCGGCTGGTCGCCGGCGTGCTACTCAACTGATGAAGCTTCTTTCCGGCCATTGATTCATAGCA ATGACAATGACTGTTCATTCATCGAGACACCAAGCTGCATCGGATCAGGTGGCGAATCATGGATCGGTGATGATGCCTTCTTCATGCAGGATGAAACAATTCGGCTCCCAATTTCTCCAG ATGACCTGGGATTCGCTCAGGTGTACAAGTTCGTCGGCGACATGTTcggctccggcgagcggcggccggtggaGGCTCACCTGCGGAGGCTGCAGGGCATGGACCCTGCCATCTCGGAGACG ATCTTGCTGATGCTTAAGAATCTCGAAGCTAATCTATTTGCTTAA
- the LOC127773517 gene encoding serine/arginine-rich splicing factor RS2Z32-like, producing the protein MSRYVDPNDRYEPRGRNSRLYVGHISLRTRAEDLENLFSRYGRVRFVDLKNEYGFVEFSDPRDANDARLDLDGRKYDGSDIIVQFAKGVERGLGGSRGYKARPAHGSDHCFNCGMEGHWHRNCTAGDWTNRCYGCGERGHILRECKNSPKDLKQERGYSRSRSPRRRRSPSYGKSGPPSHLGSHGADREERLHSRRDGRGYSRSPRCHDSPSNQRNHSPRRYALPSNERYDGTRRYASPSYGRDRSPGGNALPANGRSHNLTSDGMNPSPRERDDQNGRHRRGDNDYLPSKRDDQNGSYRRGDSDYLSRERDDYLSRERDDQNGSHRRGDSDYLSRDH; encoded by the exons ATGTCTCGGTATGTTGACCCTAATGACCGTTACGAACCACGTGGTCGTAACAGCAGGTTGTATGTGGGCCATATTTCTCTACGTACAAGGGCAGAGGATCTTGAGAACCTGTTCAGCAGATATGGGAG GGTGCGATTTGTGGATCTGAAGAATGAATATGGCTTTGTT GAGTTTAGTGATCCCCGGGATGCAAATGATGCGAGGCTTGATCTTGATGGCCGAAAGTATGATGGGAGTGACATCATTGTTCAGTTTGCAAAAGGG GTCGAACGTGGTCTTGGAGGTTCTCGTGGATATAAAGCCAGACCCGCACATGGTTCTGACCACTGCTTCAACTGTGGGATGGAGGGGCACTGGCACCGTAACTGCACTGCTGGTGACTGGACAAATAGGTGCTATGGCTGTGGAGAGAGGGGTCATATATTAAGGGAATGCAAGAACAGCCCCAAGGATCTCAA GCAAGAGAGAGGCTACTCAAGGTCCCGTTCACCTCGTCGCAGAAGGAGCCCAAGCTATGGCAAGAG TGGACCCCCTTCTCATTTGGGTAGCCATGGTGCTGATCGTGAGGAAAGGCTTCATTCAAGAAGGGATGGCCGCGGTTACAGCCGCAGCCCTCGGTGCCATGATTCGCCTTCCAATCAGAGAAACCACAGCCCTAGGCGCTATGCTTTACCCTCCAATGAGAGATATGATGGCACTAGGCGCTACGCCTCGCCTTCTTATGGGAGAGACCGCAGTCCCGGGGGCAATGCTTTGCCAGCCAATGGGAGAAGCCACAACCTCACATCAGATGGCATGAACCCTTCACCAAGGGAGAGAGATGATCAGAATGGTCGCCACAGGAGAGGTGACAACGATTACCTGCCCAGTAAGAGAGATGATCAGAATGGGAGCTACAGGAGAGGTGACAGCGATTACCTCTCCAGGGAGAGAGATGATTACCTGTCCAGGGAGAGAGATGATCAGAATGGGAGCCACAGGAGAGGTGACAGCGATTACCTGTCCCGCGACCATTGA